The region CGAGGTGCTGAGCCGGGTAGGAGGGGGGTTCATGGTCCTGCTGGGGGCCTACATGCTGGGCCTCAGGCCGCGCTGGGGGGTAAGCCTCCGCTATGGCGGTGACACCACCCGTCCTTGGGGGGCCTTTGTCCTCGGAACCGTGCTGGGGCTGGGCTGGACCCCCTGTATCGGCCCAGTGCTGGGCGGCATCCTCACCCTTACGGCCGCGGGTGGAGGGGTAGGGCTGCTCCTGGCCTACATCCTGGGGCTGGCGCTGCCGTTCCTCCTGGTGGCTGCCTTCACCGACCGGATGCGGCCCTGGCTGCGCCGTATGGCCCGCTTCTCGCACGGGGCGGAACTCGCGGCAGGGGCCGTGCTGGTGGTGGTGGGCTTGCTGCTGCTCACCGGAACCTATTCCGTTCTCAATAGCTTCTTTCTCAAAATCACCCCGGACTGGCTGCAAGACCGGCTCTAGCGAACGCCGTGGTCCACATGGCACTACTTTTTTCCGGGCCATCGGTTAGACTCTAAAACCGAAGCTATGCTGCGCACGTTGGGGGAGTTGTCGCTGGAGGGGCCGGAAACTCCTTTCCGTAAGAAGAAGCCCTTGTTGCTGCTGGTTTATCTGACTTTGGAGGGCCCCCGTTCGAGGCGCCACCTGGCCGAGCTGTTCTGGCCGGGGGCCAGCGACGGCCTCAACAGCCTCTCGGTGGCCCTGACCCAGCTTCGCACGGCGGGTGTGCGGCTAGAAGGCGAGGAGGTGCTGCGGGCCGAGGTGGCCTGTGACGCCCTCGAGCTACAAAGCGCCCTTGCACGGGGGCAGCTTTCGGAAGCCCGCCGCCTCTACCAGGGCCGATTCCTGGAGGGGGCCGACGACGGGCTACCGGTAGAGCTGGAGGAGTGGGTCTGGGCCAAGCGCGAGGCCCTAGCCCAAGCGCTGTGGGCGGCCCATGTGCGGCAGGCCGAGGCGCTTTTTGGCCTGGGCTGGGCCGAAGAGGCTAGAGACCTTGTGCAGCAGGCCCGCGCCCTGCCAGGTGTGGCTGACGTGATAGAGGCTGAGCCGGAGCTAGCAGTCTTCGCACCGGAGGTGCAGCGGACTTTTTTCGCCGTGCAGCTGGTGGGGCTGACCCGCGCGGTGGAGCTTCTGGGTCTGGGCGCGGAGGCCCTGGATTTTCTCATCGGACGCGGGCTGCTCGACACCCAGGGCCAGCCCAAGCTGGCGGTGCCCCTTTCGGTGGAGGGCCGCAGGGTGGCTTTGGAACTGGCCCGCAAGCTTCCCCTTGGGGAGGCTGCTCCCCTGTACCAGCTGGCCCGCGCGCACTGGGAAGCCTCCGACCTGCCCCGCGGACGCAGTGCCCTGCTGCGCCTGGCCAGGGCCCAGGCGGAAGAGCGGCCCCAGGAAGCGCTAGCCCTGCTCGCGGAGCTGGCCCCCGACGCGGAACTCCTGCTCTTGCGGGCGCGGGCTTTGGAGCGGCTGGGCCGGTACAGGGAAGCCCTGGAGATGCTGGACGAGCTGCCCGATAGCCCCGAGAAAAGCGCCCTGCGCGGGAGTGTGCTTTTGCGCCTGGGGCAGTTTGCCGAGGCCCGGGCCGAGGCGGAACGGGCTGCCGGTGGAGGGGTATACGCCCAGGCTGAGTCCCTCAACCTGCAGGGCATGATGCTTTTGGGCCAGGGCCGCTTCCAGGAGGCCGCCGAGGCCTTTAGCCGCGCAGCGGTGCGCTTTCTGATGGCCGGGGAGGAGGTGCGCCACCTGGGGGCTTTGGGCAACCGGGCGGTGGCGATGGCCGAGCTGGGCCAGGGAGAAGGGGCGTTTGCCGAGGTGCTCGAGGCCGTCGGAGAGCGGGAGGGGCTGCGGGCACGGCTTTTCCTCAACCTGGGGGTGATCAAGGAGCGCCAGGGTCAGCCCGCCGAGGCCGAGCGGCTGTACCGGGAGTCGCTGGCCCTGGCCGAGGGCAACCTCGAGGCCATGGGGCGGGCCTGGAACAACCTGGGAGCCCTCTACCACCGCCAGGGGCGGCTGGCGGAGGCCAAGGCGGCCTACCAGGAGGCCTTACGCCTGGCCAAGGCGGGCCAGGAGTGGGTGCTGACCGCGGCAGTGCTGGCCAACCTGGCCGAACTCACCGGCGAGCGGGCCAGCTTAGAAGAGGCCATCGCCCTTTTGGAGGAAGCGCGCTACACCGTGCTGGCCGAGCGTTACCGGAGCCGGCTCGAGGCGTTCAGACCCAGTTAAGACCCCCTCCGCTACCTTTCCCCTTGGAGGTGAAGAATGAAAACGTACGCGATCCTCTCCGGCCTGCTGGCCTTCTTCCTGGCTGCCTGTGGCGGGGGTACACCCCCACCCCCCAGTAGCATCACCCTCACCGTGGAAGACCCAATGGGGAGCTTCAACGCAGCTGCTTATCAGGTGGGCTCCGGGAGCTGGCAATCCCTCAACATGAGCGGCACCGTCACCAAGACTGGCACCTTCAGCCTGGGCAGCCAGAGCAAATACGGGGTGGCGGTACGGTGCGGCGGCCTGAAGGTCAAGGTCATCCAGGCCACCAGCGTCGAACTATCCAACCCCAAGGTGACCTGCAGCCAAACAACCCCATCCCCAGTTTCCTTTAGCGTCACTGTGGCTGTAGCTCCGGCCCTGTTCTCTCCGGGGGATTGGGTCTGTCTGAACGGTGCTTCTTGCCAGCCCGCCGCGACCTCAGTCACCCTAAGTCCCACGCTCCAAAGCGGCCCCCAGGATCTTGTGCTGACCCTGCGCGACAGCAGCTTCACCAGCGTCAAAGCTGCCAAGGTAGTGCGCAACGTGAATGTCACTAACGGGGGAAATACCTCTGCTAGCCTCACCTTATCGGACCAGCTGCCACCGGTCTCCTTCACCCTCCCTACCTCGCCCTCAGGCTACGCTCCTCCCAGCGTGGCCATCCTCTACCGAGCCACCGGCGGCAGCTTCGCAGATGTCTCTATCCCCCCTAGCGCCTACCGTCCGGTGAGCGGGTATGCAAGCGGCGACCTCTATTACGCGGAAGTCAATGCTTCCACCGGATCTACCGGCTTTCTGACCCATAGCCAACTCTTCACCAGCACCCCTAGCCTGAGCCTGCCCGCGCCCTGGCCCACAGGAAGCCTGAGCGTAAGCCAGCAAGCCCATCCAATCGTGAGCGGCCTTTCCCGCACCGATTCTGACCTGCGCGGCTACCAGATGTACTTACAGATACCTGCCCAGATCTACTACACCGCCACCGTGAGCAAAGGCTGGCTAAGCGGCCCCAGCTACACCCTACCCGACCTTTCCGCCACCGGCCTACTGGGGTACACGCCACCGTCGGGTAGCGGTTCTTTTAGCGTATCCGCCCTGCTCAGCAATACCCCCCTGCTTTCCCTCGATCCCAGCAACCCAGGTCTCCTCAGTGCAGGGGATTACGCCCAGGAAGCCACAGCCCAGATCACCAACTACACTGTCGGCGGCGGCACCGTCACCTTACCGTAGCCATGCCGACCCGACTGCTTGACCTAAGCGGCTACAGCGTCCTTTGCAGCGATGAGGTGTCCCATGCGCAGATGGTTTTGGTTAGCCTTGTTGGTGGTTTCGGCCTGTGCGCCCTCAGGCCCCAGCCTGACCCTCTCCCCCACCCGGGCCGCCCTGGGGGAGGAGGTGGTGGCCCGGCTCAGCGGGATGGGCTCGGAGGGAGCTCAGGTCTTTGTGGGCGGGGCCATCGCCACGGTGACGGCGCGTGAGGGAAACACCCTGCGCTTCCAGGTGCCGAATGTCTCCGGTGGCCCCCAGGTGGTGCGGGTGGTGGCCGGGGGGCAGGAGGTCCGGGCCACCCTGGGGGTGTTGGGCCAGGTAGACCGCCAGCGTATACTCCTGCGGCTACCCCTGAACCAGACCCCCAGGCTTCCCTCGGGCTTCACCCTGGAACGTAAAAGCGATCTGGCCTCCTGCGGCTTCACCCTGGCCGAGCTGGGGTATGCGGGTGAGGCCCTGGGCCAGGCCCTGGCGGAGCTAGAGGCCCAGGACCCCAGCTACAAGGCCGACCCGGAGAGCCTGTGGAGCCTTTCCAGCTGGGGGGGTGAGGCCATTGGCGCGCCCCTAGCCCACAACCGGGGCCGGCGCGGGGGTGGGGTGCGGGTAGCGGTCCTGGACACCGGGGTGGATCCGGCCATCCCCCAGCTACCCGGCTACGACTTCGTGGAGGAGGACGCCGCCCCCCAGGACGCCTTCCCCGGGGGGCACGGCACCGGGGCGGCAGGCCTGGTGAAGGAGGTAGCCCCGGATGCCCAGATCGTCCCGGTACGGGTCTGCGACGCTTCGGGCGTCTGCCGCGCCAGCCGGGTGGTGCGGGGGGTGTGCTGGGTGTTGCAACACCGCTCGGGGCCCACCGTGCTGAGCCTGAGCCTGGGGGGGGACACCCCGGTGGAGGCCCTCAAGATCGCCCTCCAGGCCGCCCTAGGCCAGGGCATCCCGGTGGCCGCCGCCGCGGGGAACCAGGGCAACCAGGGCAGTCCGGCCCACTACCCCGCGGCCTTGGACCTGCCGGGGCTGGTGGCGGTGGCGGCCTTGGAGCAAAGCCCCTCCGGCCTCAAACCCGCCCCCTATAGCACCCGAGGGACCTATGTGGACCTGGCCGCCCCCGGCACCGCCTTGGAGTGCACCACCCCAGGGGGCGGTATGGGGAGCTGCACCGGCACCTCCTTTGCCACCCCCCTGGTGGCCGGGGCCATGGCCCTGTGGCTTTCGGCCCAGCCCAACCTCACCCCGGCCCAGTTGCAACAGAACCTGGAGCAGCACGCCAAGCCCATCCCCTTCCCCCCCCAGGAGGTCGGGAAGGGGATGGTGGACCTTTCGGTCAAACCCTAAAGGCGATCCCCCCAGGCCCCCGGTTTCCCAGGGGCCTGGTTTTTTTCAGACCCCATTAAGGCCCGGTTAAGCCCCCCCTAGCTACCCTGTGGCCAGGCTTCCTAAAGAGAAAGCCAGAAAGGAGAAGGCGATGAAAAGGTACGGTTGGCTTCTAGGCGCTTTAGGTCTCCTGGCAGCAGGGCTTCTTGCGGGGTGTGGAGGTAGTTCCTCTCCGCCCCCCAGCTCCATCACCCTGACCGTGAAAGACCCCGCGGGTAACTTCAACGCGGCAGCCTACCAGGTGGGCTCGGGAAGCTGGCAGGCCCTGAGCATGAGCGGAACCGGCACCCTTACGGGGAGCTTCAATCTGAGCGGGAATACCAAGTACGGGGTGGCAGTGCGATGCAGCAACCTGGAGGTCAAGGTGATCCAGGCTGATGCCAGCGAGCTGGCCAATCCAACGCTGGAGTGCAGCAGCACCCCACCCAGTACCGTTCCTTTCACGGTGAACGTAAGTGTGGCTGCCGGCTTGCTTGCAGCTGGGGATCAGGTGTGCGTGAACGGTATGTCCTGCGCATCTGCAGCTGTTTCTGTTAGCCTCTCCACCAACCTCGAGCCCGGGAGCAACCGGGATATCCTGGTGACCCTGGTCGACTCGAGCAACAGCCCCAAAGTGGCTAAGGTGGTCAAAAATGTGAGCGTGAGCTCCGGGGGCAATACCAGCGTTACACTTGCTACTGCGGACCAGCTCGCCCCTGTTTCAGTCACCCCGCCGTCCCCGCCAGCGGGCTACACCCCCTCGAGTGGGGGGGCCTTGTACGCGAGCCCAAATGGGGCTAGTGGATTTGTGTTTGTGCCGCCCTCCAGCTACCGGCCTGTGAGCGGTTTTGGGGGTAGCGATCTCTACGCGGCTTTTGCTATCGCAACCTCAGGGGGTTCTTCAGTAACAGATGCGAGGTTCTTCAACTCCGGCGCCCCCAGCCTGAGCTTCCCCAACCCCTGGGCAACCGGCGGCCTGACCTTCACACCGAGCGCCCACCCCTCTGTGGCCGGCCTCAATCGCCCCGAGAGCACCCTGCGCAGCTACCAGTTATACTTCCAGATACCGGGCCAGATCTACTACACCGCTATCGTGACCAAAGGCTGGCTGGGCAGCACCACCAGCTATGCCTTCCCCGACCTCTCTGCTGCCAGCCTGTTGGGCTACACCCCTCCGACGGGTCCTAATGGGAGCTTTGATATCCGCGCCATCCTGAGCAATAAGCCCGTCTTTGTGCTTACCAGCATCAGTGGTTTCCAGACCGGGGATCACTACCAGGAGGCTATGGCCAGCATTAGCTCTTATACGGTAGGGTCTGGGTCTATAAACTTCCCCTAGCTGTACCTGGGTTAGGAGGGAGGCCCAGGGATTCACTCCCGGGGCCTCCTTGGTTTGGCGGGCATTCAGGCTGAATTAAGGCCCCCTGCGCTACCCTGGCGGCAGGCTTCCTGAAGAAGTCTGTAAGGAGGAGGTAAAAGCAATGAAACGGCATCTCTGGCTTTCCGGCTTGCTAGCAGGGCTTCTGGGTGCGTGCAGCCCCAGCCCGACGATCTCCTGTACCACCCCCTGCCCCGTGGCCCACTGGCCCCTGAACGAGCTCCCGGGGGCTACCTCGGTCCAGGACGTGGTGGCGAACCCCCTCTTCAACACCGGCACGCCCAAGCCCGGGTCTGTGGTGGCCTGGCCCGGCTTCTCCGGGCCCACCTCGGTCAGCGGGCAGTCCGGGGGAGCCCTCTACTTCCCGGGGAACGGGGACACCTACGTGGAGGTGCCCTCTACCCCGGACCTCAACCTCTCCTACGGAAGCCTCTACCTGGAGGCCTACGTGGCCCCGGTGCAGTGCGGGGCGGGCGCCTACTACCCCATCCTGGACAAGTGGGACAAGAACAGCGCAAACGGGTATACCCTCTACCTGGAGGGCGTGGGTCCGGGGCAGGCGCAGGTGGCCCTTAGGCTCGGCGGGGGAACCTTCACCTCCAGCCAAACCTTCCCCGCCGACTTTCAGCCCCCCTCTACGGGCACCTGGACAAGGGTGGCGGTGAAGGTGGACGGGACGAGCGGCACCTTCTACGTCAACGGGAACCCCGCGGGCACCTTCACCGCTCCTGCAGGGACTACCGCCAATACCCTTCCCCTTTGGATCGGCGCGGTGCACACGGCCCCGGCGGGCCTCTTTCCCTGCGAGATCGCCCTGGACGAGCTGAGGGTGGGCACAGTGAACCCCATCTTTAGCGGCCAGTAAGGAGGCAACCGTGAAACGCGCTTGGCTTTTTTTCCCTTTGCTGCTGCTCCTCGCGGCGTGCGGGGGCGGCGGCGTCCAGACCCTGAACGTGATCCTGGTGGATGGAATCGGAGAACCCCTTCAGCCCCTGGCTGCGGCCTGGCGGGTCGGCCCGCCCCCCTCCACCTCGGGCCTCCCCTGGAACGCCCTGCCCACGGGGCTGTCCAGCTGGAGCCTTCCCATCCCCTCTGGGGCCCGCTTCCAGGTGGCCTTCCGCTGCCCTAGCGTAGGGGGCGTGGACTTCTATGTAAGCCTGGATCTGAAGCGCAATGAGCTGGGAAGCAACCTGATGGTGCGCTGTCCTGTGGCCTATGCGAGCCCCACGGCGGCGGTAAGTGGGACCGTCTCCCCGAGCCTCGGCTCCGGGACCGCCTTCTCGGCCTGGGGTGCGCTGAGCCTCAGCGGGGGAAGCTTTGCCGGGCTCACCGCGCCCACAGGGCCGGGGCGGGAGATAGCGGTCTTCGGAGATAGCGGGAGCACCCCCCACTTCGGCCGCACCGGTCCCGTCAGCATCCCGCCCGCCGCGGTTACCGTCAGCGTAAACCCTACGGGTACCCTCAGCCTCACCACCCCGCCCGCCTTCTTCTCCTACGCTGGCCTCGTCCTCTCCACCTTCGTCCCGGTGGACCTGGTTCCCCCGAACTGGACGGGCACGGGAAGCCCCCAGGCGGTGGCCCGGCCCGGTTCTCTCTCCGGCGGGGACCTCTTCCAGTTCTGGACCTGCCACGGCTCTAGCTGCGCCATCCTGCGCAAGGACGCCAGCGATCTTGCAGTAGCCCCGGGAGCCTCTCTCAGCCTCTCCGTGCCTCCTTTAAGCCTTTCCGGCAGCCAGACCCACACCCCAAGCGCCCTGCCCACCTTCAGCAACATCGCCTCGGGAGGATTTAGCCCCGGCCTCAGCTTCCTAGGCTACGCCCTCTTCCTTAGCGAGCCAGGGGTGCGCTACTGGCGGCATTTCGTGAGTCCTGGGGCCTTGGGCAGCGCCACGAGCTACTACCTTGACCTGGAGAACGCCCCCGGCTTTGCCGGGGTGGTGCCCTCCCCCTTGAGCAGCGTCCAGCTTCGGGCCACCGCCTTCGCCGGGGACCAGCCCCTAAGCGCCCTCCTCGCCGCCCGGCCCATCCCCCGGGAAACCTTCAACGGACACACCCTCTTCCTGGACCGGATGTGGCCCGTGCACCTCGAGGCCGCCCTCCTCCAAAGCACCATCACCTGGTGATTCGTACCCCGCCCGAAGCGTTCCCCTGCAGGCAAAGCAAAGCGCCCTAGCTGGACACGCTTCGGGTGGGGACCCCCACAACAAGAAGCAATCAGGGCTTGACTTTCCCAGCTAGCGGCAGCGCTGGGTGTCTTGGCACAGACCTCGCGCCAATGGGAGCGCAAAGGTCGTCTTTTGCCCGACAGGCCCGTCTGCTCCCCTCAGCCTTGAAGCTCTAAACATTCGTATATTGCAATATTTTATCTATTGCATATAATCGGCGTACATGGAGTCGCCCTTGCACCGGTTCAAAGCCGAGTTCTTCAAAGCCCTGGGCCATCCCGTGCGCCTGGCCATCCTCGACGCGCTGCGGGAGGGGGAGATGAGCGTGGGAAGGCTGGCCGAGGAGTTGGGGCTCGAGCAGCCCAGCATCTCGCAGCAGCTCTCCGTATTGCGCCAGCGGGGCTTCGTGGAGACCCGCAAGGAGGGTACCAGCATCTACTACCGTACTGCCGACCCCAAAGTGTACGCCTTCCTCGATCTGGGAAGGGCCATTTTCGAGCGCCAGCTTAAGACCCAAAGCGACCTTCTGTCCGAGCTACAGGAAAGCTCTCCCCAGTCGTAAACTACCCCACGGCTAAAGCCGGGGGCTTCCAGGGACAGGATTATGCCAGATAGCACTCTCCGCTTCCCCCAGGTACGGCTGGTTTACGGCAGCCCAGCCCCGAACCGAAAGGTTCAGGGCTGCCACCTTATCCGCGGGGTCAGCGAACCCGCAGACTCGGCATCTAACCCTGACCCTCTGACGGATGCCCTGGAGGTCTTCCAGAGCAACCGCCCGATTCGTGCGTTGGGCCTTCTCCACGATGCGCTTGGTAATGGTGTGGTTCACATGTTGGGCAAACCTCCGCTCTTTACCCG is a window of Allomeiothermus silvanus DSM 9946 DNA encoding:
- a CDS encoding cytochrome c biogenesis CcdA family protein, translated to MTLSLPIAFLAGLLSFLSPCVLPLVPTYLLYLGGERGRPLVNAGFFVMGFSAVFLALGLPFTLLGSLLFDYREVLSRVGGGFMVLLGAYMLGLRPRWGVSLRYGGDTTRPWGAFVLGTVLGLGWTPCIGPVLGGILTLTAAGGGVGLLLAYILGLALPFLLVAAFTDRMRPWLRRMARFSHGAELAAGAVLVVVGLLLLTGTYSVLNSFFLKITPDWLQDRL
- a CDS encoding tetratricopeptide repeat protein — encoded protein: MLRTLGELSLEGPETPFRKKKPLLLLVYLTLEGPRSRRHLAELFWPGASDGLNSLSVALTQLRTAGVRLEGEEVLRAEVACDALELQSALARGQLSEARRLYQGRFLEGADDGLPVELEEWVWAKREALAQALWAAHVRQAEALFGLGWAEEARDLVQQARALPGVADVIEAEPELAVFAPEVQRTFFAVQLVGLTRAVELLGLGAEALDFLIGRGLLDTQGQPKLAVPLSVEGRRVALELARKLPLGEAAPLYQLARAHWEASDLPRGRSALLRLARAQAEERPQEALALLAELAPDAELLLLRARALERLGRYREALEMLDELPDSPEKSALRGSVLLRLGQFAEARAEAERAAGGGVYAQAESLNLQGMMLLGQGRFQEAAEAFSRAAVRFLMAGEEVRHLGALGNRAVAMAELGQGEGAFAEVLEAVGEREGLRARLFLNLGVIKERQGQPAEAERLYRESLALAEGNLEAMGRAWNNLGALYHRQGRLAEAKAAYQEALRLAKAGQEWVLTAAVLANLAELTGERASLEEAIALLEEARYTVLAERYRSRLEAFRPS
- a CDS encoding S8 family serine peptidase — translated: MRRWFWLALLVVSACAPSGPSLTLSPTRAALGEEVVARLSGMGSEGAQVFVGGAIATVTAREGNTLRFQVPNVSGGPQVVRVVAGGQEVRATLGVLGQVDRQRILLRLPLNQTPRLPSGFTLERKSDLASCGFTLAELGYAGEALGQALAELEAQDPSYKADPESLWSLSSWGGEAIGAPLAHNRGRRGGGVRVAVLDTGVDPAIPQLPGYDFVEEDAAPQDAFPGGHGTGAAGLVKEVAPDAQIVPVRVCDASGVCRASRVVRGVCWVLQHRSGPTVLSLSLGGDTPVEALKIALQAALGQGIPVAAAAGNQGNQGSPAHYPAALDLPGLVAVAALEQSPSGLKPAPYSTRGTYVDLAAPGTALECTTPGGGMGSCTGTSFATPLVAGAMALWLSAQPNLTPAQLQQNLEQHAKPIPFPPQEVGKGMVDLSVKP
- a CDS encoding LamG-like jellyroll fold domain-containing protein, which gives rise to MKRHLWLSGLLAGLLGACSPSPTISCTTPCPVAHWPLNELPGATSVQDVVANPLFNTGTPKPGSVVAWPGFSGPTSVSGQSGGALYFPGNGDTYVEVPSTPDLNLSYGSLYLEAYVAPVQCGAGAYYPILDKWDKNSANGYTLYLEGVGPGQAQVALRLGGGTFTSSQTFPADFQPPSTGTWTRVAVKVDGTSGTFYVNGNPAGTFTAPAGTTANTLPLWIGAVHTAPAGLFPCEIALDELRVGTVNPIFSGQ
- a CDS encoding ArsR/SmtB family transcription factor; translation: MESPLHRFKAEFFKALGHPVRLAILDALREGEMSVGRLAEELGLEQPSISQQLSVLRQRGFVETRKEGTSIYYRTADPKVYAFLDLGRAIFERQLKTQSDLLSELQESSPQS